AACACGCTGCTTCAAGGCGGGATCTTCTCTAAGAGCGCTAGAATCTTCCTCGCCGACGAAGTTGTCACCGGGAAATGCCTTGCGGAGGGCGCTGATGAGAACAGCTTGAGCAGCGAAGTCAGCGGCGGTAACGGGAGAGTCGTCTGATTTTGAAATGCCGCTGACGGTCGACTGGACTCTTTTTGTCAGGATCGATGCCCGTAGCACGGCGAGCTCTGCGATTTGACGCTCAAGAGTATAGGATGACATGGTGGCGTTGTAGTGttgggtgttgatgttggtggaggtggagatATCGGGATTGTTATTTGGTGAGCTGCTGTAATATGCGGTGCTAATAAGAAGTAGAGTGATTTATTTATGATGCGATATTTCAGAATATGTTATGCATGAGATCGATTGAGTGAGAGGACGAGGGACAAGGCGGTGGTGATTTGGTGTTTCCCCACGGATCCACAGCATATCATGATGCAGTCAATGAGCGTCGTTTATTTATTCATGTATGAGACATGAGAATAACAAATCAATGCCCGCCCATTGCGACCACGTTTCGTCCTAGTGTTGTGAGCTGTGCAAGATATGAGATGGCTATTCAAGAGGTAACAGGAGCTTGAGTCGATCTCTCCATGGTATTCGTGGTCGGTCGTTGATTGCAGttacttaggtaccttatctATAGGTTTGACCCTCTCATTCGTCCAAGTCAGTCAACAACTGAATGCAGGACATTATACCCAAGCATCCATTCTATATAATGCCTCTGATACGGCATATAAGATGCTAGAATTAGTATTGTCAAGTCATCATATACCACTCAGAAGCCAGTACGGCAGCGACCCCAACTGACAGTGGCTCGGGTCATAGTCTCCTAGTCTCGTCGAGCCCAGTCGATGGCTGCCTCCATCCAGGATAGATTCTCCCGTGTGTCTTGGGTACCATGTACTCTCCATGGAACGATATAAAGGCGTTGCATAGGAAACACGCATCTTTGTTGGAGGCGATAACTCGGGGAGGTTTCGAGCTTGGGTGACGCTCAAGGTGCCTCATGAGTTGCATTTCAGCGTGAATCTTTGGGCTCATTCGTGATTCTCAAGAAAGTCCTCCCAGAATTTTATCGTAGTGGCTGCCGGTCTTCGATCGAAGTTGCCCAAGTCTCAATTGGTGTTGTACTCCTTTCTGAGCGTCTTCAAATGCTCTTCCAACTTGAAGATCATGGTTTCTGCTGGTAGCTTCCCGAATGCTGTTTCATCAAGTCTGGCGGGGATAGTGGAAGTATCTCCAAGAATCGAATACGTCCTCGAAAGCTTCACAAGTGTCCAAGCACAGGTTTCACTATGCGCCAATTTGTTAACGGGTTCAATAAGCAACTGCACAAATCCGGTTCCATCCTCGGTCCAGTATCTTGGAGCAGCATTGTTGGAAGACTTGATATTCTCGAGATATCGCCAAATGTGTTGATaatcaactccaacttcttGTCCAATGCTGATGTGTTGGATGGATCTCTGGCCAACGTGATTTGAACATCATCCAAACTGGAAATAAGCACTTGGCCCAGTCTCATATactccttcttgtcgtcATTCATTGTGAATTGAGCCATCTctctcttgactttcttcAATACGGGATCAAAGCCTTGTCTTTGGCCGCGCCTGATGAATCTCACTCTGCTCATTGATCGGCTTCGACACATAGAGATGACAATGCGGATAATCTGACTGTCAAGTTTCTCAGAAGATACTGGTATTTTCGTTAGAGAGCTCAGAAGGTGCCTGCTGTGTCCCTTGACTTACCTGGAGTCTCCAGACAAACTGAGTGATCTGAATATCTTATCAAACCCttccttggcagcgtcaAAATATGATGGTGAGTTATGACTATCCTTTGCATTGGCTGTAACCATGACCACAACACTAGATTTATTCTCCTCTACACAGACTGCTGTGACCCTCATAGCATCATCTCGGATACTCGAAAGAAACGCCAGTGTTGATGTGAGTAACTTCTCATCCTGCAAAGACAGTGCCCTGTTGATGTCTGCCTTGCACATAGGCTCGCAGTCTTGAATGCTGTTCCTTTGGGGCTTGCAGCCAATTCTACCGAGGTAGTAAAGAAGGGCAATGTTTCGAGCACATTCAATCTCGGTGTTAGGCATTGACATATCTGGCTGACTAGCTAGGCTAGGGAATCACATAGACTAttgaacttctcaaagaAAGGAACTGTCAGATATCTACGAAGGAATCATATTTTTATCGTCCATGCCAATAAGCCTGACGTTGAATAGCACACATTGTGGTTGCTTGCAGCAGCCCTGGAATGGGCATCACCATGTGCTACATAACCACAGCATGATATATATACATACTACGTGAAAATATCGTACATATCAAGACGGCACAGGTTAATGCGAACCTCGGAGTTGTTCATCTTTCTTTATAGTTTAGAGCTTCTATTAACCCAagcagaagccatcgcctGGCAGTTGTTGCtcgtttcttttttatcCACTGTCCATGCCATGCAGTAATCTTCATCTAACAACAATATGGGTCTCTATGCATTGTGTTGGCCTCCGCATCACCTTCTCACCTCCCATTCTTGAGGTGTGTTGAGCAGATGGCCAACACCGAGCCCCAGATAACAAATCCAGTTCAACAAAGAGGCGCAACGCTACCCTAGCTCAAATGCATAAGACGTGGCCCCCCAACGTAAGTGTGTATAATCTTGGCAACAGCCAAGTCGATCAAGATGAGACAACTCCACATATGACAAGTCCTATACCATGCTATCCGGGTATGGTCTGAACCTGAACCTCAGATCTTTCCACACGTTGTTCTTGCTAAAAATGCAGTCAAGTGTAGTAAAGGGCAAACATGCTGACTGCCTCTGTATTTTGAGGTATGCGCAACCAAACGCCGATCCTATGCCGGAAACTGAATAAAAAGATGCTCAAGTCATAATGAAACAATATCAGGTATAATCTGCTCGTAACAGGGAGGTAGGTGTGTTTGTTTTGGTTTCGTACTGATTGTTCCTTGTTAGGAATCATCCGTTGCTTTCCTTTAGCTGATGGTGACGGTGACTATGCACCATTGGTTTTGGTAGAACCGGATCCCTTGCTACGGGAGTGTAGAGTGCGGTACATGTTGCTCAATCGCTTTCCCGTGACGCTCTTGCTTGTATCATCTACAGGCCACAAAGCTGCCAGAAAGTCCCTATCATAAGTGTTAGTTGGACCTGTCACAAGAAGCTGTACATCGTCACAAGACTCACCAGAAGTTGCTCTTGAGACCTTCGTCAGCAGCAGTGGCTGCCAATTTCTCGTCGAGAAAAGTGCCGATAACGACCAGCTCGACGCCAAAGATAGACGCCCGCTccttgcttgacttgacgttGTCCTTGGTTGTAGAAAGAATCCTCTCAAAGTTCTCTCGGACCGGTTTGAGTAGAAACCAAATCATGGCGTCGTTGTCCTCAGCTCTCTTATCTTTGTTATCGCCAATCCGGCGAAGTTCGTCCAGTCTTCGCAGAGCCTTGGCTCGGCGCTCATCCTGAGGATGCGAGTCATGGgctcgctctcgctctcgttcGCGATCACGATCACGATCTTCACGATGTCGGTCATGTCGCCTATCATCACGTCGGTCGTCACGTCGGTCATCTCGGCGGTCTTCCCGACGATCATCGCGATGACTGTGGCTGAGGCGATGTTTATCATGTCGTCTGTCATCCCGTCGTTCGTCTCGGCGCTCATCACGTCGGTCCTCATCATCCCGATGGCGCCGCTTCTCTGTCCTCTCCCTGTCCTCTCCATGCTTACTGGATCGACGGTGCTCCTCGATGCGGCGGTGCTTGGGGCTGCGGCTATCTTCGTGAGACAAATGTTTTCGCTTGAAATCCGGCCGTGGGGTTCCACGCTCCTCCACATGGCTTCGGGATCGGTGCAGGTCACCATGGAGGTGGTCTCTGTCGCGGTCGCGAGACTTCTTGCCATTGTGCGGAGCAGGCGACGCTGTGGCACTCCCACGGTGGCCATTGGCAATtgtctttttgttgttgcGGTGATGATTCTCTACTGCTCGCTGCACACCACGATCGTTAGAGTGTTTTGCTTGCAGGACTGAAAGCAGATACTCTGATCGACGAACAAGGTGAACGGCGCCAGGagccttcatcttgtcaTTGCCCTTGCTAcgctcctccttcttctccacgcGATGTTCTTCAAGGAAGAGTTTGTCTACCATCTCCAGATCAGGATCGTCACGGATCTGAGGCCAAGCGCCAAAGCCGTGTCTGTCAATACCGACCAGGAGCATGGCATCTTCTTTAGCACCCCAAGCACAAGAGTAGCTAGCGGCCTTAGTCGCGTCAGGGAGACGAAACGTGTGCCAGTCATTGTGGCTGCGTATGACTTGTcggagaagctgaagctgcttcGGACGTTCTATGGCCGTTTCAGcgttgaccttcttgagatcgcCAAAGTCTATCAGAACAGCCTTGCGGTCCTTCTTCGTGAGAGTCTTCCCGagtctcttttcttcttccaccatcTGAGCATAGTTATCGTCCACCGCCTCCTTGGCTGCCTTGATGAATTCATCGAGGACCGACTTGACGTATTCTGGATCCCTTTCTCTcagcttggcttccttgaTGATTTCATCCCCGCGATCATCCATTGAGCCGTAACGGAAGTAAGCCTTTATTAGACTACGTTGTTCCTTATCGTTCAAAGGACGCTTAGGATCGAGAGGCACGGGCCTTCggtcgtcttcctccttgtCTTGCTGCTCCTTCTGTCGTTTCTTGAGGCGAACATCACGTTCGCTCTCTCTGTGGCGGCTCTTGATGGCGGCTCTGCGTGGAGCACTTTCAGCCGCCACCTTGGCAACGTAGGCCTCAtgctgtttcttttcttcctcggccttgatTTCGGCGATCTTGTCGGCGGGGATAATTTGATCCCAATCAAGGTTGATGTCATCAACTTTTACATCAGTAATTTGCATGAAATTGTCCCAGTCGATGCCGCCACTACTTAGGTTTATCTTGTCGTcgaccttggtcttggtgaccTCAGCGTTCTCAAGAATTGAGTCAATGTCGAGTTGTTCAAGCCGTTCTTGGTTGCCACTCTGTTCGAACATCTTAGATGATCGCATCTTGAGAACCATTTGGATATCTTCAGACGAAGACGGGCCTTCGACCCTGAGACCCTTCTTATTGAGTTCCTCCTTGAAAGCTGCCTTGCCGTCGTCAGTGACACCGGCCTGGATGGTCAGATATTCGAGTAAGAGTTTGTTGCGAGCCCTTTCgagaacctcttcctcaacagtctcctTGGAGACTAGGCGGTAGATGTTTACAGGACGTTTCTGGCCGATGCGATGGGCACGAGCCATGGCTTGCAAATCAGCTTGAGGGTTCCAGTCAGAGTCGAAAATGATGACAGTGTCTGCCGTCATGAGGTTGATTCCAAGGCCACCTGCACGAGTAGAGAGAAGGAAGCAAAAGTCATCGCTATCATCAGCGTTGAAGTGGTTGATAGCCATGCGTCGGGGGCCAGCAGCAATAGTGCCGTCCAATCTCTGGAACTTGTAACCCCGCAGAGAGCAGTAGTCGCCAAGAATATCAAGCATTTTGACCATCTGACTGAAGATCAGGACTCGGTGGCCATctttgttgagcttggaaagaaGTTGATCGAGTAGCATCATCTTTCCACTGCTGGCAATCAAGCCCTTGATTTGATCTTCACGGCGGACGCTGCCGGCCAggaccttctcctcagcacCAGGAAACATGTAAGGATGGTTACTGATCTTCTTCAGTTCCATCATAATATTCAGGAGAGAGTTCTTGTGTCCATTGGTGGCATCGCAAAGGGCTGTGTAGTTTCTGGTCAGGATGTTCTTGTAGTACTCCAACTGGACATCTGAAAGCTCGACGCGGATAATCTTCTCAGTCTTGGGGGGAAGATCTGACTCGACGGTTTCCTTTGTTCGTCGCAGAATGAAAGGTGCAATAGCCTTGTGAAGTTGTTGCAGTTTCTCTTGTGCATCGCTGGCAGAAAGGGAATCAAGATCTTCGTCAATGTCGACTTTGCCGGGGTTAAGAAAGTCGAGCAAAGCAGAAAGTTCGGCCAAGTTATTTTGAATAGGTGTTCCCGTTATTAGAATCTTGCAAGGAATGCCAAAGCTAACCAGCCGGTTGTATAACTGAGATTCACGGTTCTTGAGGCGatgagcctcatcaacagcgaGCGTCTGCCATTTGATAGACTGCAGGAATTGCCAGTCCTGAAGAATAAACTCGTATGAAGTGACAAGGACATTGaacttgggcttctttggGTTGCCATCTACGAGCAGCTCATGCTCACGAATGATTTTTCGAGCATCCTCGGGTCCGAGGTAGACAACATAATTGATGTCAGGGGACCAATGATTGAAAGTGTCGCACCAAGCCGGGATGACACTCAGAGGAGCAACCACAAGCGATGGTCCCTCCTGACGTCGAGCATTACGGAGCCAGCTGAGGAATGATACGGTCTGTACCGTTTTTCCGAGACCCATTTCATCGGCGAGGATCACGTTATTGCCCTTTGTCCAGTTCAAACACAGGAAGTTGAGGCCCCGAAGCTGGAAGTTGCGGAGTTCGCCGCCTTTGATGAAATCGGGTtgctcctcgagcttgaccATCCGTGATCTTGTGTCGAGGTTCGTCTCCTTCCGGTCTGACTGCCACGAGCGTGATGCTCGATCAAGATATTGGTCAATTTGGTCTTGGAACGCGTCGCTGATTGCTGACGCGACTTCCCATGTGCATTCTTCGTACGTGAGGCCCTTCCACTTGACAAGATACTCAGTATCGTCTTCACCGTCTCGTA
This region of Fusarium verticillioides 7600 chromosome 3, whole genome shotgun sequence genomic DNA includes:
- a CDS encoding chromodomain-helicase-DNA-binding protein 1, yielding MMSTPTLGGPSNGHLSPVDGISMSFDTGDHATDSDSHDAPDLTLNQPSPASSDEANNDSNIVHDNTHMSASEQSSEDNASDDGDFDMEESLPSQNEDAMEDRDSSTDSNRASKRKAPVEEDEYIKANPELYGLRRSTRPREQRKIVESDDSDSEPPVNRRTVKRRRVESSRPSSKIGTPTLRASTADSDSDSDTYGGARAKSLQKKARMQREAQPDLALAEKRWSSRRAAQVQQGAYEESDVDEDDDDELAPMAYTVDYIDDSPYIEKVVRHRLKDGLEISYGLTKNDFEYFIKWQGKSHLHDTWETFQDIRDYRGYRKVENYFRKVIEYEVDIRVGDDIPPETKEQFFLDRERDEEAFEDYTKVERVVAVRDGEDDTEYLVKWKGLTYEECTWEVASAISDAFQDQIDQYLDRASRSWQSDRKETNLDTRSRMVKLEEQPDFIKGGELRNFQLRGLNFLCLNWTKGNNVILADEMGLGKTVQTVSFLSWLRNARRQEGPSLVVAPLSVIPAWCDTFNHWSPDINYVVYLGPEDARKIIREHELLVDGNPKKPKFNVLVTSYEFILQDWQFLQSIKWQTLAVDEAHRLKNRESQLYNRLVSFGIPCKILITGTPIQNNLAELSALLDFLNPGKVDIDEDLDSLSASDAQEKLQQLHKAIAPFILRRTKETVESDLPPKTEKIIRVELSDVQLEYYKNILTRNYTALCDATNGHKNSLLNIMMELKKISNHPYMFPGAEEKVLAGSVRREDQIKGLIASSGKMMLLDQLLSKLNKDGHRVLIFSQMVKMLDILGDYCSLRGYKFQRLDGTIAAGPRRMAINHFNADDSDDFCFLLSTRAGGLGINLMTADTVIIFDSDWNPQADLQAMARAHRIGQKRPVNIYRLVSKETVEEEVLERARNKLLLEYLTIQAGVTDDGKAAFKEELNKKGLRVEGPSSSEDIQMVLKMRSSKMFEQSGNQERLEQLDIDSILENAEVTKTKVDDKINLSSGGIDWDNFMQITDVKVDDINLDWDQIIPADKIAEIKAEEEKKQHEAYVAKVAAESAPRRAAIKSRHRESERDVRLKKRQKEQQDKEEDDRRPVPLDPKRPLNDKEQRSLIKAYFRYGSMDDRGDEIIKEAKLRERDPEYVKSVLDEFIKAAKEAVDDNYAQMVEEEKRLGKTLTKKDRKAVLIDFGDLKKVNAETAIERPKQLQLLRQVIRSHNDWHTFRLPDATKAASYSCAWGAKEDAMLLVGIDRHGFGAWPQIRDDPDLEMVDKLFLEEHRVEKKEERSKGNDKMKAPGAVHLVRRSEYLLSVLQAKHSNDRGVQRAVENHHRNNKKTIANGHRGSATASPAPHNGKKSRDRDRDHLHGDLHRSRSHVEERGTPRPDFKRKHLSHEDSRSPKHRRIEEHRRSSKHGEDRERTEKRRHRDDEDRRDERRDERRDDRRHDKHRLSHSHRDDRREDRRDDRRDDRRDDRRHDRHREDRDRDRERERERAHDSHPQDERRAKALRRLDELRRIGDNKDKRAEDNDAMIWFLLKPVRENFERILSTTKDNVKSSKERASIFGVELVVIGTFLDEKLAATAADEGLKSNFWDFLAALWPVDDTSKSVTGKRLSNMYRTLHSRSKGSGSTKTNGA